The following DNA comes from Hordeum vulgare subsp. vulgare chromosome 3H, MorexV3_pseudomolecules_assembly, whole genome shotgun sequence.
AAACATATACTTCTTgcgtttcaaaataagtgactcaaaaatgactcaactttatactaaagttagtataaatttgagttatttttgagtcacttatattatgtaatggagggagtacttcttTTGAAGAGAAGCCTAGATTTTATTTTTGAGCAAGCAAAAACAAGTCTAGAAAAAAAATTCAGAGAATAAACGTCTTACGAAAAGCCCAACCAAAGGCCCATGTTACCATCTCAGCCGCTGTCAGCATATCCCTCGGCTCTCCTTCCTCACTACAGTCGCCAGTTCATTCCACACGGCGGAAAACATTTCGAAACCCCATCCCCAAAAATCCCCGCCCCCTCGAAAACTTTCCCGCTCGaaccccccaaaccctagccggatCTCCCGCCGGCGACGCCCCCGGCGGCCGGCGAGATGCACATCAAGGAGGTCTGCCTGGAGGGCTTCAAGTCGTACGCGGGGCGGACGGTGGTGCCGGGGTTCGACCCGCTGTTCAACGCCATCACCGGGCTCAACGGCTCCGGCAAGTCCAACATCCTCGACTCCATCTGCTTCGTGCTCGGCATCACCGACCTCCGCGCCGTGCGCGCCGCCTCGCTCCAGGAGCTCGTCTACAAGCAGGGCCAGGCCGGCGTCACCAAGGCCACCGTCTCCATCGTCTTCGACAACTCCGACCGCGCCCGCTCCCCGCTCGGCTACGAGGACTCGGCGGAGATCACCGTCACGCGCCAGGTTAcgcacccccaccccctcccccgacCCCGACTTATGCTGCCTGCCTGTCTTTTTGACGCTTCCCTACGCGTGTGATTGGGTTCCGCGCCTGAATTTCTGAAGGGGATTTAGTGCGTCCTTAGTGTTTCGAATTCGACGCTAATTGTTGAGTGGGGAGTTGTTGTCCGCCTGTCTGTTGGTTCTCGAGTTCTTGATACTGACTGGAGGTGGATTTTAGAAAGGAATTTTAGGAGTTTTGTACCATGGATATATGGTCTAGATTTAGGTCGTTGTGGACTTTTGGATTTCCAGTATTTATGCGGAAGAATGTTTTCCACTAACAGGCAATAGTGCCTTGTCAATTTTTGTAATTAATTAATTGTGATGGATCTGCTTTAACTGAAGTCGCTATCtgcagtttatttatttttcgatCCGATTCTTAATCTTTGTAGTGTTTCTATTGGACCATTAGTGCCTCCAGCTTCACTGAATACTGACAAGCTACTCTCTTGTATCTGTAGATTGTAGTTGGTGGACGGAACAAATACCTTATAAATGGCCATCTTGCACAGCCTTCCCGGGTGCAGACTCTTTTCCACTCCGTGCAGCTTAACGTGAACAATCCCCATTTTCTAATTATGCAAGGGCGTATTACGAAAGTGCTGAACATGAAGCCTCCAGAAATTCTTTCCATGTTGGAAGAGGCAGCAGGCACAAGGATGTATGAAATGAAGAAGGAATCTGCTCTTAAAACACTTGAGAAGAAGCAGAATAAAGTCGAGGAGATCAATaaacttcttgatgatgaaaTCCTTCCTGCATTAGAGAAACTTAGAAAAGAGAGGTGCCAGTACATGAAATGGGCCAATGGTAACACTGAACTAGATCGACTTAAAAGATTCTGTATTGCATATGAGTTTGTTCAAGCTGAGAGAGTGCGAGAAAGTGCACTCAGTGATGTCAAACAAATCCAGGGAAAGATTGTTGAACTGGATGAAAGCACAGAAAAGCTAAAAGCAGACATAGATGAAATGGACAAAAACATAGCTACCTTAACTGCTGAAAAAGAAGCCAAACTAGGCGGTGAGTTGAAGGTTTTGTCAGAGAAAGTGGATAAGCTCTCGCATGCACTTATTAAGGAAACTTCTCTGATGGATAATCAAGAGGAAACTCTAAGGTCAGAGGAAAAGGCTGCTGATAAGGTAATGCATTATTTATATTCATGTCTCTCAATATCCACATTCATTCCAATATACTTACAGTGTAACATATACGCCATTTGTTTATAGAtcctgaagaacattgaggacatcAAGAGATCTATTGTTGAGAGAGATGCAGCTGTAAAAAATGCAGAGGACGGTGCATCTGATATGAGTAAGAGAGCAGAGGATCTGACGAAGGAGATAGATGAGAGCGAGAAAGAATATCAGGTATGCAAACTTCTGCAAATCATAGATTGTATAAACTTACAACTTGGCTTTGAGTTCCTGGATACTTTCTACTTTACACAGGGCGTGCTAGCAGGAAAAAGCAGTGCAAATGAGAAGAAATGCCTAGTAGATCAACTTAGAGATGCAAAAGCTGCTGTTGGAGAGGCAGAATCTGGAGTAAAGCGGTTGACGACCAAAATAAGCCATTCCGAGAAGGAGCTGAAAGAGAAGAAAGCTCAGATGAAATCCAAGCGTGATGAAGCTACTGCAGCTGAGAAAGAGCTGAAAGCTAGGACAAAGGATTTGGAAGCTATCAAGGCATCCATGGGGTCTATAAATTACGAAGAGGGCCAGATGGAAACTCTGCAAAAGGTATGCGAAAAAGATCATTTTCCTGTGGCATAAACGATGCATATTACTATTCTAGAAGTTCCTTAACTGGTAGGCAATGTTTGTGAACTGTTTTTCATTACGCTTTGTGTTCATCCATCATTCATAGGATCGATCGACAGAGGTAGAGGTGGTTCAGAAATTGAAGTATAAAGTTCGCGCACTTTCTGGTGAGCTGGGGAATGTTAACTTCAGCTATCAAGATCCTGTTAAAAATTTTGATAGATCAAAAGTCAAAGGAGTAGTTGCACAGCTTGTGAAGATAAAGGATAGCTCCACAGCAACAGCATTGGAGGTCTGTTTCAGCAAACTCCTCATCTTTTTTTTGAAGTGGATTTTCTCTAACAGTGAAGGAACTGATTTGGCTGCATCAGTTTAATTCCTAGTCAAATTCTGCAGGTTGCTGCTGGAGGCAGGCTATATAATGTGGTAGTTGACACAGAAACCACAGGAAAGCAGCTCCTACAAAACGGAGGGCTCAATAGGAGGGTAACCATAATACCGTTGAATAAAATCCATACAGGTACTATACCTGATAGAGTCCAGCAGGCGGCTCGTAGAATGGTCAGTGAATGTTTTGTTTTCGTTCGTTGGATATAACCTTTTTGCTGACTTTTGAGAATGTTATACTgatttgtatgtatgtatgtaggtTGGAGCTGAAAATGTAACATTAGCTCTAGAATTGGTTGGCTATGACGAAGAAGTAAAGGTTAGTATTTTCATCCTATGATTGTATAATTTATATTAGTTTTACAGTATTCTGCACTATGTATATACCTTGTCATTCATTATATCAACTATCTCAAATTTTGAAGAGATTCTTTGTTGCAGAATGCTATGGCTTATGTCTTTGGCTCGACATTTGTATGTCGAAAcatggaggcagcaaaggaggtaaTGTAGCTTTCGTCTGAAATATGTTTAGTCATTCTAGTTCTAATTGAGTCTGCCTATCCAAGTATAATATGTATGTGGTGTTGGTTCTTACTGATACAATTGATTCTCTTGTTATAGATTGCCTTTAATAGGGAAGTTGGCAGTACAAGTGTGACTCTTGAAGGTGACATTTTCCAGCCTAGTGGGTTATTGACCGGAGGTAGTCGCAGGTAATATTATGTCACATTTCACATTTCACATTTCACTTGGTGTTAATGCTTGCATCTGATTTATTTTCAGATGAATTTTGAAATGGGTGTTCCTTTCCTTTGCCTTCCCTGTTGTTTCGGATCATGTAATACATTTCTTTTATCACCCCTGGGCTTTAAACTGTCTAAGTAGCCCCTAAGGAATtgcctactgtttaactaaccccCAAGATGGTTTTGGCACTGTGGTAGGTGACATGGCTGAGGATGTGGTATGTCACCTCCACATCATGTAAAATGTTATGAAACAAAATAAGTCAGGAAAATGAGTTTACTTTTAAGTTAAAATTACAAAAAACTCTGCTTTCTTTAAAGAAATCTGAAACGGGAAAACTATACTTTTTGAACTGTTTGGAAATATCAATCGATCAAATTTCTGATTCTGGAAATATTGAGTACAGATTTTACCTGTTCTGTTGAAATTTCAAAGTTAGGAAACAAATGAATTTCTTTTGTCATCCTGGGAATTTGTTTCTAAAATAGGAATAGTTTTACCTGGGCCACTTCTTTTACCTGTTAGCTTTTTAGATGATGTGACAGGCAAGTACtctctctgttcctaaatataagtctttttagagatttcactatggactacatatggatgtatatagacatactttagagtgtagattcactcattttactccgtatgtagtccgtagtggaatatCTAAGaaggcttatatttaggaacgaagggagtaggtgCCAGATGCTGAATTGTCAACCACGACACCTGTCATGGTGGTAAAACCACCCTCGGAACAATATATTTTGGGATCATTTTGATGGTATTCAACTGCTTAGGGGCTGCTTACAGGGTTTTGAAGTTCAAGGGGTTATGTTGACTTGGCCCCAAAACCTCAGGGGGCTGACCTAGACTTTTTTCTAAAAACAAATTGTTTTTCTTTAGCATTCTTATGGGGCTCTAGGGTAGGCAGACATGTTCATCAGGCGTTATTTTTTGGTAATGGTTGGTCATAGTCAAAATTTCGAATAGATATTGGCCATCTTTGGCTTCTTATAGTTGTATTTTCTGGAGACAAGCTAGATTACtttcagaaaacaaaacaagtatcCTGAATTTGTTGTCATTTTATCTACTAATCTAATGAGATAAACACTACAGAGGTGGCGGGGACTTGCTAAGGAAACTCCATGAATTGGCTAAAGCTGAGGCCGATCTCTCTGACCATGAGGACATGCTCTCTGTTATTGAACAGAAGGTATTCACTTAATGCAATGCCACTACATTCTTGAATACATATGTATTTAACTATTTATAGCACTCTTCATGATCTGGGGTCTTGCTATGTTATGTGATACTACAGTATGCTCTACAAACCACATTTTCTGCCTTTGTCTGTGAACTGAAAGCTTGTAAAACTTTTGTTTTGCAACATAAGAAATAAATGGCATTAGCATGTATGCATGATGGTCAAGAAGGAAAATGAATTTATGGTGCTACTAATTAAATTCTAATTGATCATGTATTGTACATTAACACAGATTAGTTCTTGTTTGTTTAGTACTGATGATTATCTCTATTCATTGGTATAAACATGTTATACATTGACATCATAACATTGGTTAGATTGATTTTTTTTAGTGGAATGCTTTACAAGTGTCTGATAAgtagatattttgatttactttgttttccagaTCGCTGTGCTCCTGCCTCTGCATAAAAAGTACGCTGAGTTGAAATCTCAGTTTGAACTCAAATCATATGATCTGTCATTATTTCAAAGCAGAGTTGAACAAAATGAACATCACAaggtattattatttttatgccACCAATATGGTTACCTTACCACATTCAGCTTCAAATTGGATCAACAATTGTTCTATTTGTACTTTAGTTAGGTGAACTTGTGAAGAAACTTGAGCAAGAACTCCAGGAATCaaaagaagaattgaaggaaaaaCAGGTGGAGCATAAAAAATGTGTCTCCACTGTTTCTGATTTGGAAAAGACAATTAAGACTTATGGCAGTGAACGTGAAGGTAGGCTCAAAGCTCTAGAAAAAAAGATAAAGTCATTGAAATCGGAAATGCAGGCCATGTCGGATCAATTAAAGGTTGGTTTTCTGACTCTGTTTTTGCCATAGTTGATTTGCATTTGTCACTTGCAATATTATCTCTGGAGTGTTAGCTTGTTCAATAAGATGTTCCTCTTCTTTGTTATCTTGAGTTAACTTCTAGCTCTAGAATGATTTCCTTATGGTCAGTAGTGTTCTTTTATAGGATTCTCCTTTTCTTTCACGAATGGATTGCCCGGTTATTCTAGCAGAATCAATGTTCAAAAAAGCAGAAAGCGAAGACCACAGCTTAGAGCATTGGACGCGCTTAAGCACacttaagcatttttaaattgACCAGAATTTGACTGTTTTTGAATAATATGCACAGAAAAATAGGAAACATAGCACATAGATAATTGAAATAGCATCTAAAATGCAGTTCATATCATAGTAAATACACATCACTCATCCGGTTCACACAGCAAGCAAAACAACAACTAAAGTGCAGTTCTGTTCAAATAGATATAGCCTAGTAGAGATCGTGTTGCCAGAATCTGAAGGAAACAGTTTCCAAACGGACTCTAATAATAAGATAAATTGGCAAAAGCAGCCAAGTTCTGTCCATTTTAAAAAAGAATGGATTAACCTACCGCTTAGGCTTAAAACACTTTCTTTAACACTGCAGAATATATTTGGAGTATAGGGTGCCTGGTTACTACTGAATTTTATGTATGATATATGTTCACAACTTCATTCTGAGTTTTAGTTCAGTCCTGAGCATTAATCCCAGTATTTTAATGAATAACACATCTGTTGTTTCTATGTTTGCTTATCCTGGATAGGCTTATCAAAGCGAGAGGGAGAGACTTATTATGGAGAAAGATGCAGTTGCTAATGAACTTGCTACGCTTGAAGAGCAATTGATAACTTCGAAAGCCCAGATTACTGCACTGTCTGAAACCTGGGGCACACATAAGAGCAAGGTAGCTCAATATGCGGTGTAATGGCTTATTTGTACTTAACTACCAGGCGTTACATTTCATTAATTAAAGTATTCCTCTTTGTTTCACTGATCGCATGCAGGTTGCTGGCACGAAGCTAGAGTATGACCAAGCTGAATCTGAGCTCAATATTGGTCGCTCCAAACTGAAAGAATGTGACTCACAAATAAACAGCATCTCCAAGGAGCAGCAAAAACTTCAGCAGCTACTAGGTGATTCGAACGTCGAAAGGAAGAAAATGGAAAACGAGGTACTTATTGGGTTAATATCTGGTGCATATTTTTTCTTTATAACTGTTTTTTTTCTTCAGTATTGTACTTATTGGGTATGTCGTGCATACTTCTGCCTTATAACTGTTGTTTTTAATACTGTTCTGATTGGGTAGATGGCGAATATTTCTGCTTTTATAACTTACAGTTTTTTAACTTCTTAATATATCATACAGGTTAAGAGGATGGAGATAGAGCAGAAGGATTGCTCTTCAAGGGTTGATAAGCTAATGGAGAAGTACAGTTGGATTGCAACTGAGAAACAGTTGTTTGGAAAAAGTGGTACAGATTATGACTTTGCATCGTGTGAACCACACAAGGCACGGGAAGAACTTGATAATCTCCAAACTCAGCAATCCGGGTACATCTTTTAcctaaaaaaatgaaataaggAAAATTTCAAGTACATCTGATGTTTCTGGATAGTTGTTCTCTTATCAGCTGGTTAATTTTCAATTCAGCGTACTGACTTATTACTTAACTGTCAAATGCAGTCTTGAGAAGAGGGTCAATAAGAAAGTTATGGCAATGTTTGAGAAGGCAGAGGATGAATATAATGATTTGATATCGAAGAAAAATATTATCGAGGTAGGTCTTGCCACATAAATTTCTTGATAACCTGGGATTGATTTTGGTATCAGCATGCAATATACCTTTTATTGTCATCTTCAGAATGACAAGTCAAAAATCAAGAAAGTGATAGAAGAGTtggatgagaagaagaaagagaccttGAAAGTTACATGGCTCAAAGTTAACAAGTAAGTAACCTTTCTGTAATCTTTCTCAGCAGATGCATCACTGCATGAATATTGCTCATACTCCGTAATGATAGTATTCTCTTTACTCACAAATGTACAAAGTTAAATAACCTCTGCTTTCTATTTCCTGCAGGGATTTTGGGTCTATATTCGGTACTCTTCTACCTGGTACAATGGCAAAGCTTGATCCTCCTGAAGGTGGTACCTTCTTGGATGGTCTTGAAGTTCGGGTGGCATTTGGAACAGTCTGGAAGCAATCTTTGTCTGAACTTAGTGGAGGACAGCGGTCCCTTCTTGCTCTTAGTCTTATTCTGGCGTTACTTCTTTTTAAGCCTGCGCCGCTTTACATATTAGATGAGGTATGTCTGCATGTGATTTTGCATTTAAATTGCTTACCGGTTACCACCATCTCTAATCTGTATGGTCGTACTGCAAACTAGCACAGCCAATTAGGATTAGAAAGACTGCGATGCAGTGTTCCTGCAAATTCACATGACAGATTTTACAGAGGAATTCACTGAAACTTAAACAAAATCAGCTTCAAGGCTGTCTGGAACTTGATTAGTCTTATGATCAGGCATTTTATGATGTTTGGATTTGGAAATGATCAGTTAACAGTTAAGACTAAAGCAACTATTCCATTTCCACTAGCCTGAACATGATTCCATGATACCTGGCTGCAaacatttatttttctgttttatttttttctagaccGTGGTGGAAAGTATACCATGGTATGGATTGGGAAGATTGATAGTTTGATACTGCATAGGCTGCATAGTGCACCATTGCATATTATTGTGATGTTTGATCTCCATTGCTTGATACAGTGGTTCTGATCTTAACATATGGTGTTATATGGACCTAAAAGTTTGATTATTCCCAACACTAGTTTACAAAAAGAACCAGgtcaaaataattttcatttcatTCTCATATGGATATATTGGTTTATCTAGAAGTCCCTCTTCTGTCTAGTTGGAACCTTTGTTCCTAGTTGTTGATGTAAATTCTTGAGTTTGAGCAAGATGATTCTACCATGTTTCTTAATTTTTAGTCCCATATGCTCCCTGTTTGAGGTATTTGCAAGCTGTTTTGATGTACAGAATAAAAATCAAATTAATAAGAATATTCCTTTCAACTGATCTGAATGTCCCTGTACGGCAGGTTGATGCTGCCCTTGATCTGAGCCATACCCAAAACATTGGTAGAATGATAAAGGCGCATTTTCCACAGTCCCAGGTAATCTTGCTCAGCTAGGTGGTGCAATCCTGTGATGACTCATGTTCAGTTACCGTCTGTATGTGTGTGTTGGGAATTTTGTTTCATCCTTTCGGTTGACAATTCAAATTTGGTCATTGCAGTTCATTGTTGTGTCGCTAAAAGAGGGTATGTTCAACAACGCCAACGTGATATTCCGAACGAAATTTGTGGATGGGGTGTCCACTGTGACACGAACAGTCCCTTCGAAACAGAAATGATAGACGTGCTTTGTCTGAAGGTATGCTCTGAACTGAAAATTAGGTTGCTTACGATTAAAGAGTGTAATCAAATAATGGCTTACCAATTCTTATTCAGAGGTGCCTGATTCAGGGAAAACGACTGTGAAGAATTCTTTGGTCATGGCAGTCAACTAATCGGCTTCCAATGTTCTGTGGTAGTTGGATTCACTACGAAGTCTCAAGCCCCTCACTTGTAGGCTATTGGCATCGCTATATGTTTGCAAACCTATGTACTAACTCAATATTACTACTTGTGGTCATGttgatgtatatatatattttctTCTGTGTATCTTGGCCTGGTGGCGTATTATTCACTCTATATTTGTAACTGCTTGTTTTGTTTCTGTCTAGGGTCTATTTCTGTGTGTGTGATACTATTCTAGAGCTAGCCGTTTCCTAAATGGGTGCCATGGATTATTTTAGCAGAACCAGGGTGTTTTATATTTCATTCAAGTAATAAAGGATCCTCTGCAGTAGCATACCATGCAGTACAGTCACTGCCTTATGGACCTGACCTCACATGTCATCCGTACTACAATACCATACAGTAGTGCATAGGATCCCAAACCTGCTAGCACGCCCGGAAGGTCAGCAAATAACTGATCTTTTGACTGCCATCCAATCCACCGTGACCGTGCAAGACTGGTGCGTTTTTTTGCCACATCTGCTGGTGAGGTGCCTGTCGCGTGCCTTGACGCAGAGCAGCGCATTAGAGCATCGCCAGCTTGGGCGTGAAATAACACCGTTTGGGAGTGCGCCGACGGAAAAATCGGCTAGGGGGCTGGGGTTCCTAGCCGCCCCTCCAAGGTCGCCCCCGAGCCGCTGATTTCGATCCATTTTCGACGCAAATTGATCCACTTTTGATCCATATTCAGCATGCTTCACCATAAATTGAACAACAATAGTTATTTTTTTTATCACATAGTTTATCATAGAAATTAATACAAATCAAAAATAGTTTAACAaatacaaatcaaaatagttcaACAAACAACAAATCAAAATAGCATGAACTAGGATTCTAGAAAGCATGTGGCACATAAGCCATGTCTCCCTCCgtgaacgctcttatatttcagg
Coding sequences within:
- the LOC123445020 gene encoding structural maintenance of chromosomes protein 2-1-like; protein product: MHIKEVCLEGFKSYAGRTVVPGFDPLFNAITGLNGSGKSNILDSICFVLGITDLRAVRAASLQELVYKQGQAGVTKATVSIVFDNSDRARSPLGYEDSAEITVTRQIVVGGRNKYLINGHLAQPSRVQTLFHSVQLNVNNPHFLIMQGRITKVLNMKPPEILSMLEEAAGTRMYEMKKESALKTLEKKQNKVEEINKLLDDEILPALEKLRKERCQYMKWANGNTELDRLKRFCIAYEFVQAERVRESALSDVKQIQGKIVELDESTEKLKADIDEMDKNIATLTAEKEAKLGGELKVLSEKVDKLSHALIKETSLMDNQEETLRSEEKAADKILKNIEDIKRSIVERDAAVKNAEDGASDMSKRAEDLTKEIDESEKEYQGVLAGKSSANEKKCLVDQLRDAKAAVGEAESGVKRLTTKISHSEKELKEKKAQMKSKRDEATAAEKELKARTKDLEAIKASMGSINYEEGQMETLQKDRSTEVEVVQKLKYKVRALSGELGNVNFSYQDPVKNFDRSKVKGVVAQLVKIKDSSTATALEVAAGGRLYNVVVDTETTGKQLLQNGGLNRRVTIIPLNKIHTGTIPDRVQQAARRMVGAENVTLALELVGYDEEVKNAMAYVFGSTFVCRNMEAAKEIAFNREVGSTSVTLEGDIFQPSGLLTGGSRRGGGDLLRKLHELAKAEADLSDHEDMLSVIEQKIAVLLPLHKKYAELKSQFELKSYDLSLFQSRVEQNEHHKLGELVKKLEQELQESKEELKEKQVEHKKCVSTVSDLEKTIKTYGSEREGRLKALEKKIKSLKSEMQAMSDQLKAYQSERERLIMEKDAVANELATLEEQLITSKAQITALSETWGTHKSKVAGTKLEYDQAESELNIGRSKLKECDSQINSISKEQQKLQQLLGDSNVERKKMENEVKRMEIEQKDCSSRVDKLMEKYSWIATEKQLFGKSGTDYDFASCEPHKAREELDNLQTQQSGLEKRVNKKVMAMFEKAEDEYNDLISKKNIIENDKSKIKKVIEELDEKKKETLKVTWLKVNKDFGSIFGTLLPGTMAKLDPPEGGTFLDGLEVRVAFGTVWKQSLSELSGGQRSLLALSLILALLLFKPAPLYILDEVDAALDLSHTQNIGRMIKAHFPQSQFIVVSLKEGMFNNANVIFRTKFVDGVSTVTRTVPSKQK